From Silvimonas iriomotensis, a single genomic window includes:
- the atzF gene encoding allophanate hydrolase, translated as MGAKIVPQAGWTLPEWRSAYINGMQAQDAVEHVLAQLPADDNAWISRATPQQITKQLTALNARLDAAGGDLSRLPLFGVPFAAKDNIDAAGWETTAACPAFAYEPAASATVVQRMLDAGAILIGKTNLDQFATGLNGTRSPYGPVPNTFDERYVSGGSSSGSSSVVARGLVPFAFGTDTAGSGRIPAGFNNIVGLKPTKGWLSNAGVVPACRTLDCVSVFALTVDDAQLIAHLAGGFDAADPYSREPQATSPLMRARPRFCMPDQLQWFGDHESARLFSIALAQLKEAGVDVEPVDFAPFLELAELLYQGAFVAERVFAAEHLLATKAYEINPVVRGIMQGAAQYSAVDTFRAEYRRAELSRIINQTLAGFDALVVPTSPSIYSIEDMLDDPITLNSRFGTYTNFANFSDLCALSLPAGFRNDGLPFGITLLAPAWHDDKLAAFGRRWQQSRPLPLGATGRSLPALPAVAPAASADHHVRVAVVGAHLTGMPLNVQLQERNAILVERTHTAPKYRLYALANTTPPKPGLVKVDSGAAIEIELWDVPLSAFGSFVALIPAPLGIGTLETADGRSVKGFICEPWAIADATDITHFGGWRAYIASLQTAKA; from the coding sequence ATGGGTGCAAAGATCGTTCCGCAAGCAGGCTGGACCTTACCGGAGTGGCGTAGTGCTTACATCAACGGCATGCAAGCACAAGATGCCGTTGAGCACGTGCTGGCGCAGTTGCCAGCTGATGACAACGCGTGGATTTCCCGTGCCACGCCCCAACAGATCACAAAGCAACTGACAGCGCTCAATGCGCGGCTGGATGCCGCCGGTGGCGATCTTTCCCGTTTGCCTTTGTTTGGCGTGCCATTTGCCGCCAAAGACAATATCGATGCCGCCGGCTGGGAGACCACGGCCGCCTGCCCGGCGTTTGCGTATGAACCGGCAGCCAGCGCCACCGTCGTGCAGCGCATGCTGGATGCCGGCGCGATCCTGATCGGCAAGACCAATCTGGATCAGTTCGCCACCGGCCTTAACGGCACGCGTTCGCCGTATGGCCCGGTGCCCAATACCTTTGATGAACGCTATGTCAGCGGCGGTTCCAGCTCTGGGTCGTCGTCGGTGGTGGCGCGCGGGCTGGTGCCGTTTGCGTTTGGTACAGATACCGCGGGCTCTGGCCGCATTCCGGCGGGGTTCAACAATATTGTCGGGCTCAAGCCGACCAAGGGCTGGCTGAGCAACGCGGGCGTGGTGCCGGCTTGCCGCACGCTTGATTGCGTTTCGGTGTTTGCGCTGACGGTCGATGACGCCCAACTCATCGCGCATCTGGCCGGCGGGTTTGATGCGGCTGATCCGTACTCGCGTGAGCCGCAAGCCACCTCGCCATTGATGCGCGCCCGGCCGCGTTTTTGCATGCCGGATCAACTGCAGTGGTTTGGCGATCATGAATCGGCGCGTCTGTTCAGCATTGCGCTGGCACAGTTGAAAGAGGCAGGCGTTGACGTAGAACCGGTGGATTTTGCGCCGTTCCTGGAGCTGGCAGAACTGCTGTACCAGGGCGCGTTTGTGGCCGAGCGCGTGTTTGCGGCAGAACATTTGCTGGCGACCAAAGCCTACGAGATCAACCCGGTGGTGCGCGGCATCATGCAAGGCGCGGCGCAGTACAGCGCGGTGGATACTTTCCGCGCCGAATACCGCCGGGCGGAACTTTCCCGCATCATCAACCAGACCCTTGCCGGGTTTGATGCCCTCGTCGTGCCGACCTCGCCCAGCATCTACTCTATTGAAGACATGCTGGATGACCCGATCACGCTCAATTCGCGTTTCGGCACCTACACCAACTTTGCCAATTTCTCTGACCTGTGCGCGTTGTCTTTGCCCGCCGGGTTCCGTAACGATGGTCTGCCGTTTGGCATCACCCTGCTGGCCCCGGCCTGGCATGACGACAAACTGGCCGCGTTTGGCCGCCGCTGGCAACAAAGCCGTCCGCTGCCACTGGGTGCCACCGGCCGCAGCCTGCCGGCCTTGCCCGCCGTAGCGCCCGCTGCGTCGGCAGATCACCACGTACGCGTGGCAGTGGTCGGCGCGCATCTGACTGGCATGCCGCTCAATGTCCAGCTGCAAGAGCGCAATGCCATCCTGGTCGAACGCACCCACACCGCGCCGAAATACCGCCTTTACGCGCTGGCCAATACCACGCCGCCCAAACCGGGCCTGGTGAAGGTCGATAGCGGCGCGGCCATCGAGATCGAACTGTGGGACGTACCGCTGTCCGCCTTCGGCAGCTTTGTTGCGCTCATCCCCGCGCCGCTGGGCATTGGCACGCTGGAAACCGCAGATGGCCGCAGCGTGAAAGGTTTTATTTGCGAGCCGTGGGCGATTGCTGACGCCACGGATATCACCCATTTCGGCGGCTGGCGCGCGTATATCGCCAGCCTGCAAACCGCCAAAGCTTGA